The proteins below come from a single Papaver somniferum cultivar HN1 chromosome 11, ASM357369v1, whole genome shotgun sequence genomic window:
- the LOC113323402 gene encoding uncharacterized protein LOC113323402 yields YVLSGWEGSAHDSKILNDAMSKYYLGDGGFANRRYCLTPFRGQRYHLKEFSGTGNHAKKAEELFNMRHASLRNVVERLFGVVKSRFLIFKSQPPFPYQVQAEIMTACAGLHNFLRKECRSDEFPVEEEEEEDSHPSTLVNDDEILTQQTQEQQRQEANAWRKSIADDMW; encoded by the exons tacgtgctcagtggatgggaagggtctgctcatgattcgaaaatacttaacgatgcaatga gtaaatattacttgggggatggtgggtttgcaaaccgacgatattgtttaacaccatttcgtggccaacgttatcatttgaaagaattttctggtacgggtaatcatgcgaaaaaggctgaagaattatttaacatgcgtcatgcttctttgaggaatgtagttgaaagattgttcggtgttgtgaagtctcgtttcttgatctttaagtctcaacctccatttccgtatcaggtgcaagcggagataatgacagcttgtgcaggcctacacaacttcttacgaaaagaatgccgttcagatgagtttccggtcgaggaagaggaagaggaagatagccatccatcaacgcttgtaaatgacgatgaaattttgacacaacaaactcaagaacaacaacgtcaagaagctaatgcatggagaaagagtatagcggatgatatgtgg
- the LOC113321861 gene encoding homeobox-leucine zipper protein ATHB-12-like: MLETEEEFLLDCTTTATMETGVKVESSSSILESSSNDTSMMMSMMRKKNNKKKKRFSDEQIKSLESMFETETKLEPKMKLLLAKELGLQPRQVAIWFQNRRARWKSKQLERDYNILKASYDDLASKFENLESEKQALIKQLQKLSDLVGKPREDSSCCGLGLAGNNSSMDGDSDNGDTKYKFEKKPELSVEGGDGLDFRLDPCSEDEHSKELEYFGQDEEHDPMNIGEPTYGILSSSEDWGSLDDSTGLFDQSCSGNSQWWEVWP, translated from the exons ATGTTGGAAACAGAGGAAGAATTTCTTCTAGATTGTACTACTACTGCAACAATGGAAACAGGTGTAAAGgtggaatcatcatcatcaatattGGAGTCGTCTTCCAATGATACTTctatgatgatgagtatgatgaggaagaagaacaataaaaagaagaaaagatttaGTGATGAGCAAATCAAATCATTGGAATCTATGTTCGAAACAGAAACCAAGTTGGAACCTAAGATGAAACTTCTGCTGGCTAAGGAGTTAGGACTGCAGCCAAGACAGGTTGCGATTTGGTTTCAGAACAGGAGGGCTAGATGGAAGTCGAAGCAGCTTGAAAGAGATTACAACATTCTGAAAGCTAGTTATGATGATCTTGCTTCTAAATTCGAGAACTTGGAGAGCGAAAAACAAGCCTTGATCAAACAG TTGCAGAAGCTAAGTGATCTGGTGGGTAAGCCTAGAGAAGACAGCAGCTGCTGCGGTTTGGGTTTAGCTGGAAACAACAGCAGTATGGATGGTGATTCTGACAATGGAGACACCAAATACAAATTTGAAAAGAAACCAGAGCTATCAGTGGAAGGAGGAGATGGACTGGATTTTAGACTTGATCCTTGTTCAGAGGATGAACACAGCAAGGAACTAGAGTATTTCGggcaagatgaagaacatgatccAATGAACATTGGGGAGCCAACATATGGAATTTTATCATCGTCAGAAGACTGGGGTAGTCTCGATGATTCTACGGGTCTATTTGATCAATCATGTAGTGGCAATTCACAGTGGTGGGAAGTCTGGCCTTGA